The genomic segment GTGCAGGCCAGTTCTGgccagcccctcctgcctcccccttccccgccTTGGGTCGTGTCCCAGTGAAACTGTGGTCGATAACCCGTAGCCTCTTGCAGCTCCTGCACATATTTGCACTCTcggttcctcctcctcctccggcctCGTGAAAGCTTGCAGCTGCCTCTCTCTGACTCCCTGGCCAGCCAGATTTGCCTTCGGCTTTTAGTATGCACCCACCACCTGCCCCCAACTTAGGGAAATATGTGGGGCTTCCCTGGAAGATTCCTGTGGAGATCACTTTGGGGCTGGAGCAGGGTCTCCCACACAAGGCAGAGGGGCCGTAGACCCTCTCTCCTAAGAGGGGTAATGGTGGCAATGCAGTGCCAGCACTGGGTAGAAGCAGGGCTTGGTGCCCCAGGGCCCAGCATCATCCCCAAGCCCCACCTCCCTCAAGGAACCTCAAGATGGGCTCAAGTGGCAGGTTCCTATAGTCCGGTGTCTCAGAAGACACCCAGCCTTGAAGGCGGTTAGCTTTCCCCCATTGGTGCCAGAATCGGGATTCCAAGCCCCAGACAttgccctctcctctcccaagCGGATGAGAATCAAGAGTGGAAGGGGCTGTGTGCAGCAGTCATGTGCACAGGCCAGCCCCGGCTtcagtctcagctctgccattgcaAGAAATGGCTTCACTTCTCTCCGCCTCAGCTAACTCAGCTGGAAAATGGGGAGGACAGCACCTGCCTCAGGTGATGAGGGGATTGAATGAGGAACCTCAGGGCCTGGCCCATTGTAAGCTCTGTGTAAACCTTGGCTATTCACAGTGGACAGGGCTAGAGTATGGGGGAAGTCAGCTCCTCCGTGGGACATTTTATGGATTAAGTAATTGGATGGACCCTAGAAAGTTCCATGTGGTGAGAAGGATAGGGGAAGAGGCCTTGGGGAAGGCAGCACCTGAGTcagccttccttcccttcctctggctCCTGGTGTCCCTCACTCATCCTCAGAACTCCCCCTGGCCTGGGTGAGGCCACCCAACAAAGGCCCCCTTGTATAGGTCTGTTTGTTTGGGTAATAAATTTCCCTGAGCCACACTCCCTGGGGTGGAGTGGCCCAACAGCCTGCAAGGAACTGACCTGGAAGCTGCAGGACCACATTGTTTGGTTCCCACCTTGGTTTCTCCCTGTTCCCACCAAGAGCTCCAGAAATTTGTCCAATTTTTTCTAGTTCCCAGCTCCTGGGGCTTGAGAAAGATCTGGAGCTAATAGCACAGGGAGCacactctttcctcttccttaaaCAGAAACCGTGGGCTATGGTGGAGTTCTTTAATAAAGGGAAACCAATGTTAACGGAGCACCTACTATAGGACTATTTTGGGGACACTTAGTATTGGCCATTCCCATGAAATAGGTACTATAACAGGGCTAGAGTTATAGCTAAAGGGCTATAACAGCcctttttacagaagaggaaactgaggtagaggttcagagaactttttttttttttttaattttccccaaatcacCATTTTTACTAAGCTATGGAGTGAGAATTTGAATCCTGATCCCAAACCAAACCCCTGCGATTTGGGGGTCAGTCTCCAAAGGTCTCCTCCACTCTCTTAGAGCCCCTGATGGTCTCTCTGTTGACCAGAAGTAACTGACCGCTGAGTTGAAACTAGCCCCTCCCTTTGCTATATTTTCACATTGGGGACCcttcctttgaaagaaaaaaaaagaaagaaagaaagaaagaaagagagaaagagaaaagattttattttttatttttaagtaatctctacacccaacctggggctcaaacttacaacctggagatcaagagtcacatgctctaccaaccagCTAGGTGACCCCTGGGGATCCTTTCTGATGCTTTATAGGAACACTTTGAGCACAAAGTTCTACTTTACTTACTTACACGAAGGGAGTAAAGGCATTAGAGATGGGCCTCAGTAAATGTAAGACAAAAGCATAAATAAGTTCTCTGCTTTTGCATCATCGTTTATTACAAAGAGAAacctacaattatttttttaagcaaattcaAGGCTCCAGGACTCATCTCTGGGGCCTGTCCCTCTTAAATACTAgtaggagaaggggagaagagagttAGCTGCTCTTAGCTCCTACCAACACTCCCTACCCCCTCCCCGAGTGCAGCGCCCTTTGAGGATGTGTGCGGGGAGCCATGGGGTCCCCCCCCTGGCGTTCTGCAGCACCACCCAGCGTCCTTCTCTCCCCGCACACCTGGGCACCAAGTTCCAGGAAGCTGCCCTCTTGTGATAGAAAGTGAGCTCCAGTTCAGGGTGTCCACCTCCTCCAGCTCCAGGAAGCCACCCCATCATGTGGCTTCTGGAAAATTCACTCTCAGAATTGGTCCAGCGAACAGTTACAGGTAGAGAAGGTAGAGGGAGCAACTGAAACTCACCCTTGACCCTGTGCCCCTGGAGGAAGTGAAGTCTGTCCGctccctctctccatttcttGCCATGCCCACCTCCCTGCTGGCACCGCCACAGCGAGGAGGGCCGTCCTTCCTGGGTGGGGCTCTCATCCTCGGACTGGAGTGCTTCTGTATGTGCTGGGGGACGTGGGAGTACCCTGGGCTCTCCCAGGCCTTCCAGAAAGCTGGGATATATAAATACAAACCTAAAACCAGACATTTCCTGCCAGCAGGCATCAACTGCCCCCACGGCTTCAGCTGTGGCCAAGGAGGCCAGCGTGGCAAGCTCCTGTCTCAGATCCGGCTGACGGCAGGAGTGGGGAGGTGCTAGCATCCTCCTTGGCCCCCTTCACTGTCCTTTGTCTTCCCTGTCATCAAAGAGGTTGGGGTTCTCTGCCAACGTGGCTCggactttcttcttctccttgaAGCGGCCCGAATTGGAGACTTTGACATGCTTGCCCTTTGTGTTCTTGTCCACAATCTTCTCCAGGCGGGTGTTAAAGTTGCCGTCGGGGCCTCCGCCCTCGGGCCCAGGGGGCTCTGCGCTGCCCTCTGTTTGGGCATAGGTGTCGGGGATCTCATAGAGCACCTTGggtgtggatttctttttccGCAAGAAGGTCAGCTTCCACCAGCCCACTTCGGTCATGGCGTTCCCCGAGCCAAGGGTGGGGCTTTCTGCAAGAGCAGGGTGGGACAGTGagaggaggcagtgggggagCAGGGGGGTACCTCGGAGCAGCCCTCTCTAAACTCCTAATCGTGGGCTATTTCAATAGTCCAGGCCTGAAAGAATTGAAGGTGAAGCTGAATGAAcccaggaagagaggggagagaggggcctggggaaggggcagccaAGTGGACATCAACAGGCCAAGGGGCCGCGGGACAGCCACATACTTTTGCCATGCAGGGGTAGGGAGCTTTGAGATTCCAGGCCCCTCAGGGCTGCAGGGAGGTGAACGGCTTGCCTGGGTCACCCAGCACCCAGACCACTGACACCCTTCCCAATTTCTTCCCACTAGGCCACCAGGCCCCGCCGCCAGGAGCCGGCAGGTGGTTGGCTGGTATCAGATGGGTAGAAACACCCTGTGCATTTTGTTTAgtattcattataaaataaataggatttACAATTTTGAGAGTAATTTGGACTTCCCAGTGGGGACCAGCAGGAGTGAAGGAGCCATTGCATTTTTCCTGAGCGGGAGGAAGCTCAGGCCGGGAGTGGGAAGTCCCGGGGACTGTACTAGCCTGTGACCTCTAGCAAGTTACTTCTCTGGCCCTCAGAGTCCTCAGCTGTCCCTTCCAGCCCTAACATTTAGCTCTAACGTTAATCCCTGCCCACAGAGGGAGGCATGCTTTGCAAAGTAAAACATGGTAACGTCAGTAATTATCGAGGAATGGTTCCTTTCCCCACCTAGCTTCCATGAGGACAGGAGTTTGCAGGGGAGCTAAAAGCTTGGAAATCTGGAAGGTTTGGTGAGGCCACAAGGTCTACATGAGATACGGTTTAGACCAGGCTGGACCCTCCATAAGGTACCCAACAGAGGTGGGGCTTGGAGGCTAGAATCCAGGCATCCCCGCTGACAAGCGATGCGTCCTGGCTTGGCCTCATCTTCTACTAATTTCCACATAGATGCTGTCTGAGCTAGTACGTGTTCTGGGAGATGAGGTTTCCTGGACATCGTTGCTGGTGGGGGACGGTGGGTGGAAGGtggaagaaagagacagcagACTGGAGGAATTCAGAGCAATGGAAGGGCAGGCAGAGGGATGACAGATCAAGGCATCTGTGAGTCTGGAGAGGGTGGTGGTCTGGTTCTCCGGACTCTGCATGTGGCTGTGAAGGGTCCTGGGGAGGAGCCAGTAGCCACAATACACCAGAAAGCTAGATGGTCAGGCAGCCCAAGCACAGGCAAATCtatcacctccttttttttttttttttttaagtttatttatttagtttgagagagaggagggggagagagcatgaggagggtaggggcagagagagaaggagaaagaatcctaagcaggctcgacgctgtcagcacagaacccgaggaggggctccagctcacaaatcgtgagatcatcacctgagccgagatcgagagttggacacttaactgacggagccatccaggcgccccgtatGTTACCTCCTTTTAAAAACCAATGGTCTTAGCTACATTCTCTAAAAAGACCAGAAAGAAGTATGACAAATGATTAATAGTGATTTTCTTTATGGAAAAGGAATTGGGGGTGTTTTCTCCCTGTATTGTTTCTGGTTTCCAGATCTTCCCTAAtgagcaaggattttttttttttttttttaagtgggagagcatatcaaatttgggaaaaacaaaagcgGGATGCTGGTCTAGGCTTGGAATGGGTTGAGTGCCCGCCTCCATGGGCCCCTTGCTGCTGGTGCCCCCTGTCCCGCCATATACTCAGCCCCCGGCCCAGATCACATGCCTGATGGATTCCTTGCTACCTCTTTGGGAAGCAGATCCCACATTGCCAGCTCTGTCCCTCTAGCTGAGCTCAAGTAGCAAGAGAAGCCCAGGGGAGATCTTGTGCAGCTCCCACTTAGAAAGTGAAAGGGGGTGAGAGTGGCCAGATAAATACTCTCAGGGCACCCTGGAGAGGTGAGTGCACAAAGGGGACAGCCTGAGAGGTTTGCTTTGGCAGCTTGCCCCCCACCTGGGCTTAGCACAATCTTGCACAGAACTTGGTGTTCCAGAATGGGTTTCTGGAAGGAGTTGTGGGGAGGGCACTTGCTTGGCCTGTGGGTGCCCAGTCACCGCCTGGTCTAGGGCAAGGCCCGTGACCCCACCACCGCCCATCCGGGGTTGCCAAGGAACTCAGAGAGGGGTGGAGAATCCAACTCCTGAGCCGACGATAACCATCTGACTGCCCACCCCCTTGAGAGAAAGTGCTTCTGCCTGTGCCGGCTAAAATACAcctgctttaggggcacctgggtggctcagtcggttgagcatccgacttcggctcaggtcatgatctcctggttcatgaactcaagccccacattgggctcactgctgtcagcgcagagcctgctttggatcctctgactccctctctctctggccctcccccactcatgctctccctctcaaaaataaaaattaaagcaacatACAAAAAAGACACCTGCTTTAGCGGGTGCTGCAAATCGGCATCCACGGGGCTTAACTCTCCCCGGAATGAAGGAAGTGACCGATCACAAGGAACCTTATCAGAAAACCATACAGAGAGACGGGAATAGACCTTGGACCCTGCCCTGGGACCTCCACCATGGCACCAAGTCATCAGGGCCCTTGTCTGCTGGCCTTGAACTCTGGGCTAAGATGCCTTTTGCTGTCCCTTCTGTCCGAGAGGACATAGAAGCACTGGTAAGAGATGTTTGCCCCTTTCAGCAAGACTGACGTATGAAAATCTAAACAGAAGAGATAAATTAGAGGActgtttattttacaaaataaccaAACTATAAGATTATTTTAAGTGGTGAGTCACCCCAAGATAGTGTAAAATCTGATTTGCTTTCAATCAAAAAAGTGATgtgatatggggcgcctgggtggcttagtcggttgagcgtccaacttctgctcaggtcatgatctcgaggtttgtgagttcgagccccgcgtcgggctctgtgctgacagctcggagcctggagcctgcttcggattctgtctccctctctctctgcccctcccccactcatgctctgtctctctctctctctctctcaaaaataaataaacataaaaaaagtgaTGTGATATCGAAAGCTATCAAACATCGGAAAGAGCGATATACTTACAGCCACATGCCCACGCCTAATCACAGAAGGTCAGAGGAaacggggggcagggggtgtccTTGGGTTTTCAAGCAGACCTAGCACTTGGTGACATGTGGTGGGGCCATGCGGTCTGCGTGCGCAGGGCCCTTAGCTGGCCAAACTGAGGGCTGGGCCCTCGCCCTGGGGCCCTGCAATCCATGGGATGATAGAAATCAACCCCTGAGGACGTGAGTTAGCTACATCGCCGCTGTTTGCACAGCTTTGGAGCCCACAAAGGGCCTCACAGGATAGcctgccaccaccccccaccctgcctatGACAGCCAGCACCCTGGTGGGCATGTGGCCACCTAGGACAGGCCCCACCACCCTAGCTGAGTTCCATGAACTGTTCCAAGGGCCTTGTCCAGACTGAACCAGGCCCCTTCTGAGCTGGGACAAGTTAACCATTGACAGTGTTGGGGGTGGAGGAGTGGAGGGGACTTGAGGAAGTGAGTCAGCTTCTATGCTTGAAGACAAAACCCAGAACCCCCCAGCCCCTATCCCTCTGCAGGGCCCCTGATGCCATTTGTGCACTCTGGGTAAGACTGGGCTACCCTGGATAGGAACAGAGAGATGTTCCTACCAGACGGCCAGAAACATCCTCcaggctggggatgggggtgggggtggggggtggggggtgggtaggctCCAGCTTAGTAAGAGTTAATACAGAACTGCTCTGGAGGGAAACTTTCCCAGAAAGAGCTCTGCTGGAGGCCTGGATTAACTCCAAGAGCCAGTGGGATGAGTCTTGAGTGCTGCCTGCCCACCTAGGGGAGAGATGGGAACCAGCCCGCCTGGGTTCCCCCTCCCAGTTAGTCTTGTCAGCCATGGAAGTGGAACGGAGTGCCCTGACTGggctctgtgccttggtttccccaccccctcaccctctGCCTGTACCTGTAATCCTGGCTGCTCCGGGCTGGAGGTGAGACCTTCCTTAGAGAAGGAGCTGAGCGTGGCAGCTGCCCGGGAGGGAGACCGGAGGAGGTAGGGGTGCCTCCAGGGTGCTGCGCCAGGCAAGGCTCAGGCCGGGCGAGCTGGGTAGGAGCAGCTGGACGGCAGGTGCAAGAGAAACAGGTGCAGGAGCGGGTACCTGCTCCGCGGCGGCTCCAGGAGTCAAGGTGAACCTGAAACCCAGCCCCTCCCGGCTAAGTAAACAGAAGCAGAGGCCGGATCAGGCTGATGAATATTCATTACCCCAGAAATCCAATCCCAGTGCCCCTGCACCCACCCAGAAGTCAGGGTCCTCCGGGGATCGCCTAGGCAGGAAGAGGAAACCCCAAGGGAAGTCTGGGGCAGGAGGAACAAGGGAGCCTctctcctcagtttccccaccctcGTGGGCCTGGCTGCACCCCCCAGCTGTAGCCAAGGTCACCCTCACCCATTTCATGCCCCAAAGAGGGTCGGACGCTCTCCATCACAGACCACATCTGGACGTGGCCCCAGGCACAACCGGGAAAGGGTTAAGCGCCGTTGTTCCCCGTTGGCCGGGTGGGACGTGGGACGGGGTGCACCCTAGCTCCTTTGAACTCCGGAGTCGAAACCAGTCCCTGGTTAAACTGGTTGGCAGACCGGTTCCCAGGCTGTCCGCTCCACCCCAAAAGCTCAATGCTCCTCAGGCGGGCACTGGGTGGGGGGCTGCGGTTCCCTCTTTACCTGAAGGGCCCCTCctcagggtggggggtggtcacTGGCCCCACCTTGGGCCAGGCTCTCCAGACCCACCCACCCTCAGACATCTCCATCGCTTAGAGGTAGGTTTCAGGGGCTGTGAAATCAGATGCCAAGTTCCACGTGCGTGGGCAGAGgggcatttgtttttctgataaCTGGACCATGCTCCTATTGTACTCTGCAAAGTACCGCTTCATGCCCCTTCCCCCAAACTTCCAGGGGTCCATTGCACGGGCTTTTGGTGGATGTTATAAAGGGGGTAACACCTGGGGCCAGCTttctgggaaggaggagagacgGGGCTGTGGCGAGgctggaagagagggaaaggcgAGAAGGCAGAGCGTGCTCGGGCAGGGGGCGACATCCTCACGGATCCCCTCACTGACCCACCCCCTCCTGCAAACCTGCAATAGCCAAGGTGGTGCGCAGCGTTCACCCAGGGCTGCTTTCGCATCAGGCTCCGAGCCTTGGAGCAGGTTATTTTGCCGCCCCCCTCAGGTGGCCCATCTGTGCTGGCATTCTCTCCCCTAGGACAGGCATCGCTGGAGAGCGAGGAACATCCCCCTGTGTGTTCAGTGTCCCTGCAGCTGTGTGTCCCAGTGCGGCCTGACTTAGATGCCCAATTCACCCACCCAGCTCCTTCCTCCAGGGTCTGagtgtgtgccaggctctgagccaactaCTGGGTAGAGAAAAGGCAGACGATCCCACTTTCCTTGGGCTCCTAATCCCCTCAACCAACTCCCAAACTAACCACCTCTCACATCTGCCCTACCATTTCCAACCCTGTTTCTACTTGGTTCAACTTCTCATGGCCTTGTGAGTTCATATTCTCCTCCTTCCTCAACAGCCCCCCTACCTCTAGGCCTCAAGTGGACAGTCCTTCAAAGGCCCCCCTTGGCCCATAGTGGAACCCACTTGGCCCGGCCCTCTTAGGATGGGCCTCTGCAGCTTCCTCTCCCAACGTGCCATAAATCCTCTCACTAGTCCCTTTCTCTGCCTACCTTCCTGGCCAAAGAAGCTGGGATTAGGAGTGCGTGCTGTGTTCCTGCTCGGGAATGACCTCCTGTGTAAACTAAGACAaacttggggggcctgggtggctcagtctgtttgttaagtgctgacttcagctcaggtcatgatcttgcagttcgtgagtttgagccctgtgctgggctctgtgctgatggctcagagcctggagcctgttttggattctgtgtctccatctctctctgcccctcccctgcttgtgctctgtctctatctctccaaaaaaatgaataaacattaaaaaaaatgtttaaaccaaGATAAACCCCTATTCATCCCTCAAGGCCTGAATTAATTATTACACCTCCTATGCCACCAGGAACTTTTTTATTCCTTCAGAGTTTGCTCATATGCTATTTAACATGATATATACCATGATTGATCATATgggtgtatgtacacacatatatacatatatagtattgTAATGATCTATTCATGTATTTGGCTCCCTTAGAGAATTTTATCTCCTTGAACCAAGAATTATCTGCCACAGATTCAGACCTGACATAGTAGGGACTTAATACAAGCTTTAAAACGCAAATGAGAAATAGAAGTCTTGTCTTTACCCTAAGAAATTCTTAATCTAGCTTGTTTGCCTTTTTCCCACAGTCCCTGGGTCAGGCAAATGTGAGACAAAGCCCATGTGATTTCAGCTACAGCAGGCTTGCTGTTAATTATCATCTTCCCAGGGGTTTATGTGAACTTAGGATATTATTTTGCAAGGTCCGCCTGCCTCTAGTAAGAAGTCTACTTCTTGGGGTGCTGGCTGGCTTGGTcggtggagtgtgcgactcttgatctcggggttgtgggcttgagccccacactgggtgtggagattacttgaaaataaaatcttataagggcacctggatggctcagtcagttgagcatctgactcttgattttggctcaggtcatgatccgagtcatgggattgagcccagagtcaggctccacacttggcatggagcctgcttgagattctctctcactccctctgctcttctcccccactcacgtgtgctctctaaaataaataaaatgaaaaaataaaaatcgtattttttaattttttaaaaacattttttaacgtttatttttttgagagagagagagacagagcatgagcagagaaggggcagagagagagagagacacatagaatccgaagcaggctccaggctctaagttatcagcacagagcctgacgcggggcttgaactcaaaaaccatgagatcgtgacctgagccgaagttggacgcttaaccgactgagccacccaggagcccctaaaaatacaaatcttaaaaaaaataatatagctgTCCCAGGAAGGTGCCCACAGCTTTCTAGATCCATCACTTTCTCTGAAAGCCCCATCTctttgagaatggacatcccatctagaagagaacagaagaggcTAAACACTCATCCCAGCTCAAGTGTTGGGAAGACACTGGAGGGTCAATGAGATGGTCACTACCTGGGGTACAGCAACCAAGGGTCAGGGCACCATTTCCATCTTTAGGAGAAGGGGCTCCTCCTGGAAGCACTCCTGCCCACACTCCCTGACTCCAAACTCCAGAACTTTCTGATGCCTGGGacctggggagggtgggtgcaGAATCCTGTTCTCTGATTCCCACACTGCAGAAGGAGCCCGAATGAGAACTGCAGTGGGCAGGATTCGGTGGATGCCCACCTGTGGCCGGCCCCCGGAGAACACCACCAGAACCAGGTGCGGGCCGTGGAGTCTCTGGCCCACCCTCCAGACAGGGACCAGCCTGGGAAATCAGGCCCCACCCTTGGCCTTTaggagatttatttctgggaggagctgggctgggaggggagtTTGAGATAAGGCTATAAACTATGAATATTTTCTAAACAGGCCACTTTATTGctttatggtgttttttttttttttaacctttaaatgCACCTCCCTAAAACCAAGTTCAAGTATGATATTCTACATACAAACATGCAACGTGCACGTTTTCAGAAATTTGCCCTTGTTGAGTGAAGGAAGTAAAATACACCTAGGGAGCCCCAAGGATCTTGGGGCCCTATTGTGGCACGAAGACACAGGGACCATTGGGTTACAGTTGCAAGCAGTTCAGGGGGCCTGATTCTAAGTCTTGAGCTGTGGAAGAAGAGATGACGAACAGAGCTGGAGAACGTGTAACCCTCCCCACTCCAGACCAAGTGACCCCAGTCCCTACTCATTACTAAATGGCTGCCTGCACATGTCACACCTCTTATTCCTTTCTTTACAAGCAGCCAGTAAGCACCTGACTTCAATGTCAGGTGTCATGCAGCTGGGGTTACCCAGATGAACAAGCCTGTCCTCGCTGCCCACAAGGTGCTCACAGATGATGTTCGGAGGCAAACTAAAGAAAAACTAGTCTCCGGGGCTTTTAGCCCagcaggcagacacacacacacacacacacacacacacacacacagcatggctgtgagcaaacacacagaaaacacgGACCATATAGTAATAAACATATGGTGGATAAAAGAAATGGATTATTTGAATGTCAAGGGTAagccttctttttatggctattGCAGGAAGATAAGTAATAGGTGTTCTTGCCCAGAATGAGGTGTGGTAAGAAGGAACTTTGGAAAGGGGCAGGGACTGCAAGGGTGGGGGTTCCAAGCTTCTGACACAACAACTGGGGGAAAAGATGGGAATCAGGCCAaagtggagggagaaagagacccGGGGCTGAGATGGCCAAGCAGAGTGAATGGGGTAGGCAGGGCCTCGGGAGAAGCCACATCCCACGGAGAACAAGAATGCAGGCTGGGGAGCCAGacaggcctgggtttgaatcgCAGCCCCACCAACTaccagctgtgtgaacttggacaagttacttaactaaGCAAGATCTGGCTAATAATAGTACCCACATTATAAGGTTGTTGGAAGGATCAAGTTAGATAAAGGCTTGTAAAACCTCTACACTGTCACGTGGCACACGGTTATCACTTAATAAGAaagctaacaacaacaacaaaggataGTCAAGCAGCCTGCCTGCAGGCCACCCTGGGGCTCCGTGCTTTCCTGTCCAAAGCTGGCACAGGCCTGCTATGCCCTTCTCCACCTCCCCAGTGTCCCATCTGCTAAATCCTCAGAGGATCATGAGAATCACAGTAAGGCATCCCACATGCCACCTTCCGACCGCTGGCAGCCCCCAGGACCCGATGCCCCGGATGCCAGACCACATATGTGCTTCTCTGCCCATAGGCCCCGAGGTTCTCTGTGGCCTTTGGAAAAGGACAAACACTGCAGAATGCCGCCCCAAACCCACACTCCTGTGCTGTCTAGGGCAGCCACCCTGAGCTGAGG from the Prionailurus viverrinus isolate Anna unplaced genomic scaffold, UM_Priviv_1.0 scaffold_35, whole genome shotgun sequence genome contains:
- the PRR15L gene encoding proline-rich protein 15-like protein, translated to MTEVGWWKLTFLRKKKSTPKVLYEIPDTYAQTEGSAEPPGPEGGGPDGNFNTRLEKIVDKNTKGKHVKVSNSGRFKEKKKVRATLAENPNLFDDREDKGQ